A single window of Anaerocolumna chitinilytica DNA harbors:
- the hflX gene encoding GTPase HflX: MMERERVLLAGGRRKGDEEFNSSMEELKELAFACDMEVVGEITQNLEKIHIDLYFGKGKTEELKESLEVLQADLVIFNEELSPSQTRNLERFLACRVIDRSVLIMDIFARRAKTKEAQMQVEMARLKYMLPRLSGLTGSLSRQGGGSGLHNKGAGETKLELDRRRIEERIARLERDLNELVGRRQSQRQKREKNEIPLAALVGYTNAGKSTVMNSVLGLHKIAEDKLVLEKDMLFATLETSVRKITTKENRTFLLTDTVGFISRLPHHLIKAFRSTLEEVLMADLLIQVIDISDKEYKKQMVVTESTLEELGASDIPVVYAFNKTDKLTAEELESIKEENGELDCIYLSAKKQEDIQKLVNYVTEDLFEGEVSLQLSLPYKDSKWVAFLQENGTVTALDYGEEAIKLTAVCSNSLYEKHFKNSGFCL, from the coding sequence ATGATGGAAAGAGAAAGAGTCCTCCTTGCGGGAGGAAGAAGAAAAGGGGATGAAGAATTTAATTCATCCATGGAAGAATTAAAAGAACTTGCATTTGCCTGTGATATGGAAGTTGTGGGAGAGATAACCCAGAACCTCGAGAAAATCCATATAGATTTGTATTTTGGAAAGGGAAAGACGGAAGAGTTAAAGGAGAGTCTGGAAGTATTACAGGCAGACCTTGTTATATTCAACGAAGAACTTTCACCCTCTCAAACAAGGAATCTTGAAAGATTCTTAGCATGCAGAGTGATAGACCGTTCGGTGCTTATTATGGATATCTTTGCGAGACGTGCAAAAACAAAAGAAGCACAAATGCAGGTGGAAATGGCAAGGCTAAAGTATATGCTGCCAAGACTATCCGGTCTTACCGGCAGCTTAAGCAGACAGGGCGGCGGCTCCGGGCTACACAATAAGGGAGCAGGAGAGACAAAGCTGGAGCTTGACAGAAGAAGAATCGAAGAGAGAATAGCAAGACTTGAGAGAGACTTAAATGAGCTGGTAGGCAGACGACAGAGCCAGAGACAGAAGAGAGAAAAGAATGAGATTCCTTTGGCAGCCTTAGTAGGTTATACCAATGCAGGAAAGTCAACAGTTATGAACTCTGTCCTGGGGCTGCATAAGATTGCAGAAGATAAGCTGGTGCTTGAGAAAGATATGTTATTCGCAACTCTTGAAACATCCGTCAGAAAGATTACCACCAAGGAGAACAGGACTTTCCTGTTAACAGATACGGTAGGTTTTATCAGCAGACTGCCTCATCATCTGATAAAGGCTTTTCGTTCAACTTTGGAGGAAGTTCTGATGGCTGACCTTCTGATTCAGGTGATAGATATTTCGGATAAGGAATATAAGAAGCAGATGGTTGTTACAGAGAGCACTTTAGAGGAGTTAGGTGCCAGCGATATTCCCGTAGTCTATGCATTTAATAAGACAGATAAGCTCACAGCAGAAGAACTTGAGAGTATCAAAGAGGAAAATGGTGAACTTGACTGTATCTATCTGTCTGCTAAGAAGCAAGAAGACATTCAAAAGCTTGTTAATTATGTCACAGAAGATTTGTTTGAAGGGGAGGTCAGCCTACAGCTAAGTCTTCCTTATAAAGACAGTAAATGGGTGGCATTCTTGCAGGAGAACGGGACGGTGACCGCTCTTGATTACGGAGAAGAAGCAATAAAGCTGACTGCTGTTTGCAGCAATAGCTTATATGAGAAACATTTTAAGAATTCCGGCTTTTGTCTATAG
- a CDS encoding manganese efflux pump MntP: MNLLELLILSVGLAMDAFAVAVCKGLSIKKISVKHPVIVGLYFGIFQAVMPLIGYFLGKQFSDKISAIDHWVAFILLGIIGINMIRGSIKEEDEEAECENCKDVDNSLKVKEMLILSVATSIDALAVGITFAFLKVNILAATSFIGVVTFLISAAGVYIGNIFGGKLKSKAEMAGGIILVCLGTKILLQHLGILG, translated from the coding sequence ATGAATCTGTTGGAATTACTTATACTGTCTGTAGGACTGGCAATGGATGCATTTGCTGTAGCCGTCTGTAAGGGGTTATCCATAAAGAAGATATCCGTTAAGCACCCGGTAATTGTAGGTTTATACTTTGGTATCTTCCAGGCAGTCATGCCGTTAATCGGATATTTCCTGGGAAAGCAGTTCAGCGATAAAATAAGTGCAATCGACCATTGGGTAGCATTTATCTTATTGGGAATCATCGGTATCAATATGATCAGAGGCTCAATAAAGGAAGAGGATGAAGAGGCTGAATGTGAGAACTGTAAGGATGTGGATAACTCTCTGAAGGTAAAAGAGATGCTGATTCTTTCTGTTGCCACCAGTATTGATGCTCTGGCTGTAGGTATTACCTTCGCTTTCTTAAAGGTTAATATTCTGGCAGCTACTTCCTTTATCGGCGTTGTGACTTTCCTGATATCCGCTGCCGGTGTATATATCGGAAATATCTTTGGCGGAAAGTTAAAATCCAAGGCGGAGATGGCAGGCGGTATTATTCTTGTCTGTCTTGGCACCAAGATATTGCTGCAGCATCTTGGCATTCTTGGTTAG
- a CDS encoding metal-dependent transcriptional regulator: MTRNKEDYIKEIYKLGGAEEQINNKQISEILNVAPASVTEMLGKLQKEELIVYEPYKGSKLTEKGMDAAVTLLRGHRLWEVFLIERLGYTWSEAHDDAEKLEHVAPARLIDRLEEYLGFPDFCPHGNAIPRADGRIQKPNLKSILEMKEGEASVIRRVTEENDLMDYLQELNIHIGSKVTVEKFGALEGPVTIRLDGVQKQLSCKAAGMVFVEM, encoded by the coding sequence ATGACTCGGAATAAAGAAGATTACATTAAAGAAATCTATAAGCTTGGCGGGGCAGAAGAACAGATAAATAATAAGCAGATTTCAGAAATATTGAATGTAGCGCCAGCCTCGGTTACGGAAATGTTAGGAAAGCTTCAAAAGGAAGAGTTGATTGTTTATGAACCTTATAAAGGATCTAAATTAACTGAGAAGGGTATGGATGCCGCAGTTACGTTATTAAGAGGACATAGACTCTGGGAAGTCTTTCTCATAGAACGACTTGGCTATACCTGGAGCGAAGCACATGATGATGCTGAAAAGCTGGAGCATGTGGCACCCGCCAGATTGATTGACAGACTGGAAGAATACTTAGGCTTCCCGGACTTTTGTCCCCATGGCAATGCAATCCCCCGGGCAGATGGCAGAATACAGAAGCCAAACTTAAAAAGCATACTTGAAATGAAAGAAGGAGAAGCTTCCGTAATCCGGAGAGTAACAGAGGAAAATGACCTGATGGATTACCTGCAGGAGCTTAATATACACATAGGAAGTAAAGTAACCGTTGAGAAGTTCGGAGCCCTGGAGGGTCCTGTTACCATCCGTTTGGATGGGGTGCAAAAGCAGTTAAGCTGCAAGGCTGCCGGAATGGTATTTGTTGAAATGTAG
- a CDS encoding threonine aldolase family protein — protein sequence MYSFMNDYSEGAHPKVLELLMKSNLEQNTGYGEDTHTLRAKDYIKKLVGKENVDIHFIPGGTQTNLLVISSFLRPFEAVIAADTGHINVHETGAIEATGHKVITIPNKDGKVTTDGILDAVRYHSDEHMVKPAMVYLSDSTELGTVYTKEELYQIRQLCNREGLLLFLDGARLGSALTSKENDMELSDIAGLVDVFYIGGTKNGALLGEALVIVKEELKTNFRYLIKQRGALMAKGFVAGIQFEALFQDNLFFELGEHANDMAEKISSTLKQLGVEFLTPPVSNQLFPILSEEFLEELKEEFLFSVQKNMGNGQSAIRFVTSWATTPASVEALCNFLQKKLK from the coding sequence ATGTATAGTTTTATGAATGATTATAGTGAAGGGGCTCATCCCAAAGTATTGGAACTGCTAATGAAGAGCAACTTGGAGCAAAATACCGGTTATGGAGAAGATACCCATACTCTTAGAGCCAAGGATTATATAAAGAAGCTGGTTGGAAAAGAAAACGTAGATATCCACTTTATTCCCGGCGGAACCCAGACCAACCTATTGGTGATATCTTCCTTTTTACGACCTTTTGAAGCAGTCATTGCAGCCGATACCGGACATATAAATGTTCATGAAACAGGCGCAATTGAAGCTACCGGGCATAAAGTAATAACAATACCGAATAAAGATGGAAAGGTTACTACTGATGGTATTCTGGATGCAGTACGTTACCATAGTGACGAACATATGGTAAAGCCTGCAATGGTGTACCTGTCTGATTCCACGGAACTAGGAACGGTATATACGAAGGAAGAACTTTATCAGATACGTCAGTTATGTAACAGAGAAGGTCTCCTCTTATTCCTGGACGGTGCAAGGTTAGGTTCAGCGCTTACCTCTAAGGAAAATGATATGGAGCTATCTGATATTGCCGGTCTTGTGGATGTGTTCTACATTGGCGGCACGAAGAATGGTGCCCTTCTGGGTGAAGCCCTTGTTATCGTAAAAGAAGAGCTTAAAACCAACTTCCGTTACCTGATTAAACAAAGAGGTGCTTTGATGGCAAAGGGTTTTGTAGCAGGGATACAGTTTGAAGCACTCTTTCAGGATAATCTCTTCTTTGAGTTAGGGGAACATGCCAATGATATGGCTGAAAAGATAAGCAGTACCCTAAAACAATTGGGTGTGGAGTTTCTTACACCACCTGTCAGCAATCAGCTGTTTCCTATTCTTTCAGAGGAATTCTTAGAAGAACTGAAGGAAGAATTCCTATTTTCCGTTCAAAAGAACATGGGAAATGGGCAGAGTGCCATCCGTTTTGTAACCTCCTGGGCTACAACTCCTGCAAGCGTAGAAGCATTATGTAATTTCCTGCAAAAGAAATTAAAGTAG
- a CDS encoding SagB/ThcOx family dehydrogenase: MEDNYKQKIIQGREIMKASDFDVESDEAKGVPQPSLSNEKSTDNIIKLSKEFEDVLTDNNFLTILNNRNSKRKYAEDALTLTELSFLLWATQGVKRVIGNNRKATLRTVPSAGARHPFETYLFVNNVEGLKQGMYHYLALTHELELIREDADQENKVTKAFLGQSFAGGAPVSFVWSVVPYRSEWRYSVDAQKYALLDAGHICQNLYLAGEAIGCGVCAIGAYDQQLTDSLIGLSNAYSSEEDSEFTVYAAAVGKKVTEN, translated from the coding sequence ATGGAAGATAACTATAAACAGAAAATAATTCAAGGAAGGGAAATCATGAAAGCATCCGATTTTGATGTGGAAAGTGATGAGGCAAAGGGAGTACCCCAGCCGTCACTGTCAAATGAAAAGTCTACGGATAACATAATAAAGCTTTCCAAAGAATTTGAAGACGTCCTGACAGACAACAATTTTCTAACAATATTAAATAACAGAAACAGTAAGAGAAAATATGCCGAGGACGCCTTAACCTTAACAGAACTGTCCTTCTTACTCTGGGCTACTCAAGGGGTTAAGAGGGTTATCGGTAATAACAGAAAGGCAACTCTCAGGACAGTTCCCTCTGCGGGAGCCAGACATCCCTTTGAAACATATTTGTTTGTAAATAATGTGGAAGGGTTAAAACAGGGAATGTATCACTATCTGGCTTTGACCCATGAACTTGAGTTAATACGAGAAGATGCCGACCAGGAAAATAAAGTGACAAAAGCATTCTTAGGGCAGAGCTTTGCAGGAGGTGCGCCGGTGAGCTTCGTATGGAGCGTAGTTCCCTATCGCAGTGAGTGGCGTTATTCCGTGGATGCGCAAAAGTATGCCTTGTTGGATGCAGGACATATCTGTCAGAACCTTTACCTGGCAGGAGAAGCCATAGGTTGCGGGGTTTGCGCAATCGGAGCTTATGATCAACAGCTGACAGACAGCTTAATTGGTCTGTCCAATGCATATTCATCGGAAGAAGACAGTGAATTCACCGTGTATGCAGCAGCTGTGGGTAAGAAGGTTACGGAGAACTAA
- a CDS encoding DUF503 domain-containing protein, with protein MRIGTLELWLYMPWVHSLKEKRMVVKSLCAKLRNQFNVSVAEVEEQDTHQTAVFGIACVAEDTRQIDSILDNILTFIESNTEGEITKIQREIL; from the coding sequence ATGAGAATAGGAACACTAGAACTCTGGCTGTATATGCCCTGGGTGCATTCGTTAAAAGAGAAACGTATGGTGGTAAAGAGCCTTTGTGCCAAGCTTCGGAATCAATTCAATGTATCCGTGGCGGAAGTAGAAGAGCAGGATACCCATCAGACGGCCGTCTTCGGCATCGCCTGTGTGGCGGAGGATACCAGGCAGATAGACAGTATATTAGACAATATTCTTACCTTTATCGAAAGCAACACCGAAGGTGAGATAACCAAAATCCAAAGAGAAATCTTATAA
- a CDS encoding GNAT family N-acetyltransferase yields the protein MIKDVHFNVRDAERQDVRVILDLIIELAAYEKMDHLVTATEEILEKSLFRQKVAKALIAEYDGVPIGYAIYFYNFSTFTGKAGIYLEDLYVKSEFRGKGYGKALLAEVAAVASKEGCPRLEWSCLNWNKPSIEFYESLNARHMDEWRTYRLTGEDIGRLAGE from the coding sequence ATGATAAAAGACGTTCATTTCAACGTAAGAGATGCAGAACGACAGGATGTAAGAGTTATATTGGATTTAATTATAGAGCTGGCAGCCTATGAAAAGATGGATCATCTGGTAACTGCAACGGAAGAGATACTGGAGAAATCTCTTTTTCGGCAGAAGGTGGCAAAGGCATTGATTGCTGAATACGATGGAGTGCCTATCGGGTATGCCATTTACTTCTACAATTTCTCCACCTTTACGGGAAAGGCCGGTATCTATCTGGAAGATCTCTATGTAAAATCAGAGTTTCGCGGAAAAGGTTATGGGAAAGCTTTGCTTGCCGAAGTTGCGGCCGTGGCCAGCAAAGAAGGCTGCCCAAGGCTAGAATGGTCCTGCCTTAACTGGAATAAACCTTCTATTGAATTCTATGAAAGTCTTAATGCCAGGCATATGGATGAATGGAGGACTTACCGGTTGACGGGTGAGGATATCGGGAGACTGGCAGGAGAATAG
- a CDS encoding glycoside hydrolase family 3 protein, with translation MKSHKSIFVCLLLVLTLLTSGCSRIIPSTPGGTAATDTVTPTPDTGTGDITDTPEGTGTPATNVPIPSINPDDNAVSGPTDGADDGITSPVSGNGTVSGTPTVTPTDSSSSNGSDGGTKNDDSYEARATELVSHMTLAEKVGQMFFVRLRKDTGVKDITDYQLGGYILFGDDFKDETPTSIKKLLNSYQKASPIPMLIGVDEEGGTVNRVSKYPAFRSTPFESPMDLYKKGGFEAIQNDTKEKANLLLGLGINVNLAPVSDVSTNASDFIYKRSFGKDAKATSNFVTTVILEMKKDHIGSVLKHFPGYGSNVDTHTGSATDNRKLEQFEKNDFLPFEAGIKAGADSILVSHNVVTSMDKNRPASLSPAVHDIIRDDLGFEGVIMTDDLSMDAIKNYATEDAAAVLAIQAGNDLLIATDFDKQIPAVIAAVKKGTIKEERIDASAIRDIVWKLRLGILQ, from the coding sequence ATGAAATCACACAAATCTATTTTTGTTTGTTTATTATTAGTATTAACTTTGCTTACCAGCGGCTGCAGCAGAATTATTCCTTCCACTCCCGGCGGTACTGCTGCAACAGATACTGTTACACCTACCCCAGATACCGGGACCGGCGATATTACGGATACCCCTGAGGGAACCGGAACCCCTGCCACAAATGTACCGATACCTTCCATTAATCCGGATGATAATGCAGTTTCCGGTCCGACCGACGGAGCAGATGATGGTATTACCAGTCCTGTTTCCGGTAATGGCACTGTTTCAGGCACTCCTACGGTAACACCAACGGACTCCTCATCTTCCAACGGCTCAGACGGCGGCACTAAGAATGACGATTCTTACGAAGCAAGAGCCACGGAACTAGTCTCCCATATGACCCTTGCAGAAAAAGTCGGGCAGATGTTTTTCGTTCGCCTTCGAAAAGACACCGGAGTAAAGGATATCACAGATTACCAATTAGGCGGCTATATTCTCTTCGGGGACGATTTTAAAGACGAAACCCCTACCAGTATCAAAAAGCTGTTAAACAGCTACCAGAAAGCCTCCCCTATTCCCATGCTGATAGGTGTGGATGAGGAAGGCGGTACGGTTAACCGTGTCAGCAAATATCCTGCCTTTCGCAGTACTCCTTTTGAATCCCCTATGGACTTGTACAAAAAAGGAGGTTTTGAAGCAATACAGAATGACACCAAAGAAAAAGCAAACCTGCTATTAGGGCTTGGTATTAATGTGAACCTTGCTCCTGTCAGTGACGTATCTACCAATGCTTCAGACTTTATCTACAAACGTTCCTTTGGTAAAGATGCAAAAGCAACTTCCAACTTCGTTACCACAGTTATCCTTGAGATGAAGAAAGACCATATCGGAAGCGTATTAAAGCATTTCCCCGGCTATGGAAGCAATGTGGATACCCACACAGGAAGTGCTACAGATAACAGGAAACTAGAACAGTTTGAAAAGAATGACTTCCTTCCCTTCGAGGCTGGTATTAAGGCTGGTGCTGACAGCATTCTGGTATCCCATAACGTAGTTACATCCATGGATAAGAACCGTCCGGCTTCCCTTTCTCCAGCCGTACATGATATCATAAGAGATGACCTAGGCTTTGAAGGCGTTATAATGACAGATGACCTTAGTATGGACGCCATAAAGAATTATGCCACAGAAGATGCCGCTGCAGTTCTGGCAATCCAAGCCGGTAACGACCTATTGATAGCAACAGACTTTGACAAACAAATTCCAGCTGTAATAGCCGCCGTAAAGAAAGGCACAATAAAAGAAGAACGGATTGATGCATCCGCTATTCGAGATATTGTATGGAAGCTGCGTCTAGGTATCCTTCAGTAA
- the rlmD gene encoding 23S rRNA (uracil(1939)-C(5))-methyltransferase RlmD has translation MKKGTMCTGTVERIDFPGKGIVNIEGEKVVIKDTITGQKVNFSISKSRKGKSEGRLLETLEKSPLETVEAKCKHFGPCGGCNYQTIPYETQLGIKEDQVKRLLGAVTTDLPFEGIKGSPKYWEYRNKMEFSFGDEVKDGPLCLGLHKKGSFHDIVTTTGCCIVNSDYNQILSCVLEYSRELGMTFYRKLSHVGYLRHLLVRRAEKTGEILINLVTSSQWGDLGADNTLDANTLAENEMLEEMKKRLLALPLEGKIVGFLHTVNDSQADVVQSDRTDILYGQDYFYEEILGLTFKISTFSFFQTNSLGAEVLYDTAREFVGETKDKLIFDLYSGTGTIAQLLAPVAKKVIGVEIVEEAVVAARENAARNKLENCEFIVGDVLKVIDTIEEKPDLIVIDPPRDGVNPKALEKIIQYGVDRMVYISCKPTSLARDLVILQERGYKVERACAVDMFPNTNHCESICLLVKEKI, from the coding sequence ATGAAAAAAGGAACAATGTGTACAGGAACAGTAGAAAGAATTGATTTCCCGGGAAAAGGGATTGTAAATATAGAAGGTGAAAAAGTCGTTATCAAAGACACCATTACAGGACAAAAAGTCAACTTTTCAATCAGTAAATCCAGAAAAGGAAAAAGCGAAGGCCGTTTGCTTGAAACCTTAGAGAAATCCCCGCTTGAAACCGTAGAAGCAAAGTGCAAGCACTTTGGACCCTGCGGTGGCTGTAATTACCAGACGATTCCTTATGAAACTCAGTTAGGTATTAAAGAGGATCAGGTAAAGAGATTGCTTGGAGCAGTTACCACAGATCTGCCCTTTGAGGGAATCAAAGGCAGCCCGAAGTATTGGGAATACCGTAATAAGATGGAATTCTCCTTTGGAGATGAGGTAAAGGACGGACCTTTGTGCCTGGGGCTTCATAAGAAGGGAAGCTTTCATGATATTGTAACAACTACCGGCTGCTGTATCGTAAATTCAGATTATAATCAGATACTTAGCTGCGTATTAGAATATAGCAGGGAACTGGGCATGACCTTCTACCGCAAATTGTCACATGTGGGTTATTTAAGACACCTGCTTGTTCGCAGGGCGGAAAAGACAGGGGAAATTCTGATTAACCTGGTAACTTCATCGCAGTGGGGAGATTTGGGAGCGGACAATACGTTAGATGCGAATACCTTAGCTGAGAATGAAATGTTGGAAGAAATGAAGAAACGTCTCCTTGCATTACCGCTTGAAGGAAAGATTGTAGGATTTCTTCATACAGTGAATGACAGTCAGGCGGATGTGGTACAAAGTGACAGAACAGATATCCTGTATGGACAGGATTATTTCTATGAAGAGATATTAGGTTTAACCTTTAAGATATCAACCTTCTCCTTCTTCCAGACGAATTCACTTGGTGCGGAAGTACTCTATGATACTGCCAGAGAATTTGTTGGAGAGACGAAGGACAAGTTGATATTCGATCTATATAGTGGGACAGGAACGATTGCGCAGCTGCTAGCACCAGTAGCCAAGAAGGTAATTGGTGTGGAGATTGTGGAAGAGGCAGTAGTTGCAGCGAGAGAAAATGCGGCTAGGAATAAGCTTGAGAATTGTGAGTTTATTGTAGGGGATGTGCTGAAGGTGATTGATACTATTGAAGAGAAGCCGGATCTAATTGTGATTGATCCGCCGAGAGATGGGGTTAATCCGAAAGCGTTGGAGAAGATTATACAGTATGGGGTAGATAGGATGGTGTATATATCTTGTAAGCCGACCAGTTTGGCAAGGGATTTGGTGATATTGCAGGAGAGAGGATATAAGGTGGAAAGGGCTTGTGCAGTGGATATGTTTCCGAATACGAATCACTGTGAAAGTATTTGCCTTTTAGTTAAAGAAAAGATTTAA
- a CDS encoding ATP-grasp domain-containing protein, whose protein sequence is MTDNKLLEFILLYYKNINIDFDVYVIADTQVKTNQYGNGTVIHSDESEFFSRTEFAEIASAIFYCFGFVKVFYSELEFIKYILENNIINTKYIVYNFARDGRSNGKKSLIPAFCDLLNIKYTGSNAFVISLLRNKFIYTKFLETNGINVPKSEIYCNNTNFDDLYPTYKAQKVIVKNNHESASIGLTDENIFLFNDTSKEILDKLIDNMNTNTLLIQNYIAGIECEVLVLQYSGKYYALDPVEIVFRNNNYFIDTITSNAYNYDFAILNSPIKEDIKIIAQNAAELLGVKDYARFDFRIKDNTPFLIDIAGTPYTIYHSSIAYLFTQYYKLPYETIYKIIVACMISNYDK, encoded by the coding sequence ATGACAGATAATAAATTGCTTGAATTTATTTTATTGTATTATAAAAACATTAACATAGATTTTGACGTATATGTTATAGCCGATACACAGGTGAAGACTAATCAATATGGAAATGGAACCGTTATTCATTCTGATGAAAGTGAATTTTTTTCTCGCACAGAATTTGCAGAAATTGCGTCTGCGATTTTTTATTGTTTTGGGTTTGTCAAAGTCTTTTATAGTGAACTTGAATTTATTAAATATATACTAGAAAATAATATAATTAATACTAAATATATTGTTTATAATTTTGCTCGAGACGGACGATCAAATGGCAAAAAATCATTAATACCAGCTTTCTGTGATTTATTAAACATAAAATACACCGGTAGTAATGCTTTTGTTATTTCTTTGCTGCGTAATAAATTTATTTATACAAAATTTTTAGAAACAAATGGCATAAATGTACCTAAGAGTGAAATCTACTGTAATAATACCAATTTTGATGATTTATATCCTACATACAAAGCGCAGAAAGTCATTGTAAAGAACAACCATGAATCTGCAAGTATAGGCTTAACAGACGAAAATATTTTTTTATTTAACGACACTTCTAAAGAAATCCTTGATAAATTGATAGATAATATGAATACTAATACTTTACTTATACAAAATTATATAGCTGGAATTGAATGTGAAGTTTTGGTATTACAATACAGTGGAAAATATTATGCTTTGGACCCAGTTGAAATTGTCTTTCGCAATAATAATTATTTCATTGATACAATAACATCTAATGCATATAATTATGATTTTGCTATTTTAAATTCACCAATAAAAGAAGATATTAAAATAATTGCCCAAAATGCCGCTGAACTACTAGGAGTTAAGGATTATGCTCGTTTTGACTTTCGAATCAAAGATAATACACCATTTTTAATCGATATTGCAGGGACTCCATATACTATTTATCATAGTTCAATTGCATACCTGTTTACACAATATTACAAATTGCCATATGAAACAATATATAAAATAATTGTTGCATGTATGATATCCAATTATGATAAGTAA